CGGCGCGTGGTTCGAGCGCCTCACCGCCCGGTATCTTCTGGGTCTCGATATTCGGTCGCCGGGGTATCCGTTCCTCGAGACTGATGGCCCCCTCGCCCGCCTTCGCGCCCTCGTGCTCGGGCGCGAAACGTGGGCAGCAGCGGGGTATTTAGCGAGCAAGTTCGTGATCGGCGTTGCCTCGTTCGTTCTAGTGACGACCCTCCTTTCGGTGTCGTTATCACTGCTCTCGGCGCCGCTGTACTACGATGATCCGGGCGTCTCTGTCGGCCTGCGACTCCCCGATCCGGTCACGCTCACGCCGTCACTGCGGATTCCATGGGGTGAACTGCTGATCGGCGCGGAGTTCGCGGTGACGATCACGAGTTGGACAGTGACGACGCTGCCGGCGGCGCTTGCGATGTCCGCGGTCGGCCTCGTTTCGCTCGCCGTCTCCCTCGCCGTTTGCAACGGGGTCGCGTGGCTCCTCGGCCGGTTCACCCGGTTCCTCTTGGGTGCTGCGGAGCGGTCGTCGGACGCGACGCCGTGACCGAGTCCGAACGACGACCGGAGCCGACGGCCCCACCGATCCGAGACACATACCACTTCCCGATCCACGTTCGTCCGGACGGGTCCGGATCGCCCCCGGACGCACGACTGCTGTTCCCGCCGCGATCGGAGGTGGATTCCGTTTCCCGTGCGA
The genomic region above belongs to Natronomonas moolapensis 8.8.11 and contains:
- a CDS encoding sensor domain-containing protein is translated as MRSLTLPSRSELPRPSATSVFLSPLRPRTYGNLAYLLLAFPLGIAYFVFLTVGLSVGGALVVLVVGAPILVFVLGCCHLGAWFERLTARYLLGLDIRSPGYPFLETDGPLARLRALVLGRETWAAAGYLASKFVIGVASFVLVTTLLSVSLSLLSAPLYYDDPGVSVGLRLPDPVTLTPSLRIPWGELLIGAEFAVTITSWTVTTLPAALAMSAVGLVSLAVSLAVCNGVAWLLGRFTRFLLGAAERSSDATP